ACAATAATTGAGAGTaaaaacaataacctttatttgttGCAATTCAATCACTGATTGTGGTGTCAACCCTGGTATTTTCCCATTACTTTCTTGCACAGTACGATTGAAGGGAGCCATTTTCATAACAGGCCATTGAACATGTAGTCCTATGACATCCTTTAAGATCTCCTTCTTCGAATCTTTTGAAATGCCTTTTAGCGGTATTGGAATTCTCGTGGACATGTAACCCTTGATAATTTTTGTTATTTTAACCTTCATGTAAAAAGGTAACACTTTTTCCCCATCTACTTCTGTATCTTCGTTGGTTGGGTATATCGTACCCAACGCACATACAATATGGTTTATACGATCCGGGTCAAATAAGTAGACTACAACCGGCTCCTAAAAACAACAGCAAAGCAATAAATGTATTTATTAGTTTATAATCCAATTTTAAGTGAATGAAAAACTACCAATTACCTGTGTGGTTTGCAAATTTAACAGCGATTTGTATTTCGCCCGATCCCTCGATTCACGAGACCCTTGATTTTGCATGGCTAGTCCCTCCACATTATGTTGTTTCGTCACCCTTTGCTGTTCAACCACTCTTTGCTGTTCAACCTATCTCCTCTGTTCCTCCTCTATACTCCTTTCCTCCTCCATACTCTTTTGTACCTCTATCCGCCTATCCTCCTCTCTACGCCTTTCCTCCACCCTCGTTTTTTCCTCCTCTATCCGCCTTTCATCCTCTCTACGCATTTCCTCAACTCTCATTTGTTCTTCCAGATCTTGATTGTTATCAACTACCTCATCATGCAACATCACTTGTTCGTCTACTACTTGTGCGTCCATTAGTGGCATCTGTATCTCTGAGTCAGCATGTGAACcagaattttattttgttttacgcTCTTCTATACGCTCGTCTATACACTCGTCTACTATTGCCTTTATATTTTCCACTGTAAATACTTGTTCTACCTTTTGTCTTTTTCGTTGTAGGCCCGTGCTATAGCCTAACATGCTACTAAGACCCCTAGTTCTACCTCCATGTTCTTTCCCTACATGTTCTAACAACGCATCCCCACCCGCTTTATCCGTCCTAACCTGAAACAAATAAACAAAAAAAAGTTTATGTCATACAAGTATTTTAAATACTTAATTATAAGAATATAAATTAATACAAATTAAATTCTAATACAATTTTATCTATACGCGACGAATTTGTCGCGGGAGATTTCGTCTTCACTTCTTTATCTGGCCTCATCCTGCCCAAAACATAATTCCTCGCAGCGGGATTACTGATATCATGGTATATCGTACGCTTGTTAGGATCATTTTTTTCCAGCTCCCACTTTTTTTCATGGCCACGATATCCAGACCGACCAACACGggcataatcatctttattttgtttcAACGCGTTTTTCCTCCCTTTTTCTCGAAGTTCCTTAACATGTTACATATGATTACAGAACACATCAGTTAAAATAGCACAATCTAAATACAAAACCATTAGACGTTCAATGAATAAAACTAACCCTTTTTGCTGGTGTGTTTTCTCGTTCACAAAACGTTCTCCATTTATCCGGGGTAATGAAAAAATAATCTTCAACTTCTTCATAAGGAAACAGATTTTCATCCATATACTTGCGTAACTTGTACCTAAATCTCTTAAACGCCCCGTTGCAATGATGAAGTGTCTTTATCTTTGCAAAATCATCTCGGATGAAATGTGTTTCCTGTTGAATTAAAATTAGTTGATACATAAATAAATAACGAATACATACGCTAAAATTACTAATTGGTTACCTTGATTTCTAACCATAATGCATCTTTCTCCTTTTTAGGTATTAGTTTCCAATCATCTACAAGATAATCAATCCTTCGCCTAGTTATAACACCTATATTAGTGGAAAAAATCTTTTGATTTTCTCCAATGGCTTCCCCGAAATTGTTAAACTCTATCTCAATCGGAACCACTGGTGTTTTTAGTTTGTTAATACCTCTCTTTGTCTTGTTATTCCTTTGTGGTTGTTTGGCAACAACACCCATATCAATTGCAATGTTATTGTTTTGATTCTGTACACCATATACATTAGTAAATACAAATGTAACATTACTAACATTTTCAATTCTGTACAGATACAAACTCATAATTCATAATTCTGTACAAAACCATAATTCTGTACAGACACAATATTCATAAATCATCATTTCATACAGACACagtattcataattcataattcataatataATCACAATACTATAAGCAATTAATACATGTACCATGATAAATGATTGAAGCAGATATTGTCGATTTTATGCAGTTGGTTCGAATTGAAGCAGGAAATAGGTTAATGAAGAATTCGAATGGTTTAATTAAGAATTCAAATATGTTGAAGCATCCGAGTATTGTAGTAAATGATTTAGGGGTTTTCGATTGAAGCTTGAGGTATTAGGGTTGAAGTCGTGTTATCCTATGGCGGTTACGAGAAGAAAGTTGATCTGAGCTGGTTTTTGTGTAATCGTGTATTAGATTTGGATTATTTGAATAGATTATAATAATTTGGCGGTCGATGATGAATTATTTAGCGGGCAACAATTACCAATCTTAATTTCAATGTTAATTGGTTTAATTACATGATTaagaaaaaaaaatactaatattattaaaaataataataataatagatttcagtaaaataataataaaagcttactctataaaaataatatcaataagtattaaatattaacGCAATAAACATTGTGtgtataaaaaatttaaaaaatctaaattcaataattaaaaattacctacaacttcataataaaaatatcaataataaaaTTTTATGTATCTTGGACCTCGTCTCCCTCACGGTGGTCTTCTCtgaaataaattgtatcattttcatTAACTTCATTCATAGGTGCAACACCGACTGAAAAGGGAGGTAACTCGTCAAATTGGTCGTATTCTTCCTCATCGACAACATCTTCAACACCAACAATCTGTCGTTTTCTGAATTGTACCACGTGCCACCTGCTTTCCTTCGGGTCTTCAATATAAAATACTTGGGTAACTAGTGTTGCTAAAACAAATGGTTCTGTCGGATAACCATTAGTGGATAGATTTATTGTCGTAAAACCATCTTCATCAATTTTAACTCCTTTTTGATTATCAGCCCACTTACACCTAAACAAGGGTACAAAGATTGAACCGCCGTATTCTAATTCCCATATTTCTTCAATGAGACCGTAATATGAGTTTTTAGCGATCCTTAATCTTTCTTCACGATTGACAATGGTTACTTCAGTCTGAGAGGCTATGACCGTCACTCCGCTATTTTATGTCCTACCCTTATCATCTTGTGTTTTGGTGTGAAATGTATACCCATTAATCTCATAGCCTTGATATCTTATCACTTGTATGGGACCGAATGCTAAAACCTGTACTGTTTTATCAACATCTGGAAGTGTGCTCCTAACTTTATCTTTCAACCATTCTGAAAATTTGTCTTTGTGTTCTTTAGCCAACCATTTTGCATTCCATTGACGGTTCTCCCGTTTCAAGCACGACTCGTGCTCCTGTATGTACGGATCAATAGCTGTAGTGTGTTGTAACACAGTAAAATGTGCGTCATGTATATCGCCAACATTTTTTGGATACCCCAAATCGCGCCCAATTGTCCCTTGGCCAGATAGTCTACCTTCATGTCGACTTAATGGAATCCCGACACTTTTGATCCCATCCATATAGTCTATGCAGAAGTCGATGACCTCTTCGGAAGCATATCCTTCGACGATACTACCTCCTGGTCGATTGTGGTTCCTTACATACCCTCTTAAGATACTCATATATCTTTCGAATGGATACATGTAGCGTAAGAAAACTGGACCGGATTCCCTGATTTCTCTGACAATGTGAGAAACCAAGTGAACCATGACATCAAAGAAAGAAGGTGGAAAATACATCTCAATTTCACAAAGAGTGAGTATAATATCTCTTTGATATTCATTCAAAACCTCAGGATCAATCACCTTCGAATGAATCATGTTGAAAAATAAGCATAGTTTTGTTATTGTGTGTCGTATGCGTCAGGTAAAATTCCACGAATTGCAATAGGAATCATCTGAGTCATTAGTACATGGCAGTCATGTGACTTTATACCGGATAACTTCAAATATTTCATCGAAACCAATTTCCTAATGTTAGACGAATAACCTGATGGAACCTTAACACCATATAAACATTCACAAAATTTAGTTTTCTCGTCCTTTGACATGGTGTAACAAGCTGGGGGAAGAAACTTGGTGATCCTTCCTGGTATTGGTTTAGGTGTTAACTCAGGTCTGATATTCATTAGTTCCATGTCCTTTCGGACCTTAATTCCGTCTTTTGTTTTTCCAGGAATGTTCAACAGTAACCCCACCAAACTTTCACAAACATTTTTCTCGATATGCATAACATCTAGACAATGTCGGATGCACAAATGCTTCCAATACGGTAATTCCCAAAATATGGATTTTTTTCCACATCCCTTTCGGCGGACCATTATCGGTTTTTCCCAACACAACTTTTAGCTTCTTAACCATTTTGAAAATAGTTTTTCCATCCGATCGTGGCGGTAAAACGCTTTTCTCTACAGTACCATCAAATAAGTCTTTTTTGGAGCGATAAGGGTGATTCACAGCGAGCTCTCTTCTATGTCCCATAAATGCTGGTTTCCTACAATTTTTCAACCATATCGAGTGAGTATTTTTCTCACAAACAGGACATGCCTTTTTCCCTTTCGTTGTATATCCAGACAAATTACCATACGCTGGAAAATCGTTAATGGTGCAAAAAAGCATTGCCCATAGATGGAAGTACTCTTTCTTGTATGAATCATAGACTTGTGCACCGGTATCCCATACTAACTTTAAGTCATCAATCAACGGTGCCAAATAAACATCAATGTCGTTTCCAGGTTGTTTTGGGCCTTGAATTAAAAGGGATAGCATTATGTGTTTTCGTTTCATACATAGCCTAGATGGAAGGTTGTAAATGCATAACAAAACAGGCCACGTGCTATGACCGCTACTCAAATCTCCGAAAGGATTCATTCCATCTGAACTAAGTCCCAGCCTAATATTTCGTATCTCATTCCCAAAGTCTTCAAATTCGTTATCAATAGTTCTCCATTGAACTGAATCGGCCACATGTCTTATTTTTCCATCCTTTTTACGCTCTTCTGTATGCCAACGTAATAATTTTGCAGTTTTGGCATTCGCAAATAACCTCTTCAATCTTGGTATGATAGGGAAATACCACAATACTTTTGCAGGAGGACCATTTTCGTCACTGTCTTCGTCAGTTGGTTTTCCACGTTTATACCTAGATGTACTACATACCTTACACTCATGAAGGTTTTCATTTTCATTCCTATATAACATACAATCATTTGGACATGCATGTATTCTTTGTATTTCCAATCCCATCGGGCACATCAATTTCTTGGCATAGTATGTTGAAACCGGCAACTCATTATCTTCGGGGAGCATTTTATGCAACAACTCTAATAAGCTAGTGAAACTTGTGTCACTCCAACCATTGTTTGCTTTTAGATTTAACAGTTTTATCACGGCAGAAAGTTTTGAAAATTTCATACAACCGTTGTATAACAGTTTTTCAGAGTCAACTTTAAGTTGTTCAAATTTCTCATGATACTTTTCGTCAACATTATCCTCAATATCCTCAAACATGGCCTCAAAATTATCGTTATCACTAATGTATGAATCTTCTTCGTTTAATTGATTGGAATCTGAAGAGTCTGGGTAATGATCGGTTAATGATTCACCGTGATAAGACCAACACGTGTACCCTCTCATAAATCCGTTTATTATAAGATGATTTCTGATATTCCTAGAATCCTTGAAGGACTTTCCATTCATACATTTTTTACAAGGACAAATGATAACATTGCTTCCTTTATTTAATTGATCAGTCTCCGCAATGGTTATAAATTCATCAAGCCGTTTCAGATAGTTGGTGCTAGTCCGTCCTATGTCTTACATCCATTTAGTCCGATCAATCCGatccatctgtataaaaatcagaaaattaaaGGATTAATACAAATTAATCAACAACTATGatgtatttaattattattataatttataagtataagtatatatatatatatatatatatatatatatatatatatatatatatatatatatatatatatatatatatatatatatatatatatatatatataataacataagtaaatataatatcataatttataagtatttaattattatcatttgtatttaATTAATAACATAATTCATCTGTATCACCATCGACATTACTCATCGAAATTCTGTACTTGAACCCCAATTCCCAACTTCCAAATCCCAATTACTCGTCGATCACCATCGACATTCTTTGAAACCTAATAGATATAACAAGACCCCATAATTGTTCAATCTGCAACAACACCCAATCCATTCAATTTGTATAACCTAATTTCTAAATCGTACAAGAAGTAAGATGTCTGGTGAGTTCCCCAGTCGAATTGTTTGTTTTACTTTTTATATGCATGTTCGATTCTAATTCAATTTTGATTTCAATCTTCAGTATTTTAATTACGTTATATTCAATTTTAATTTGCAGGAATTCGTTACACTCAAACAACAGCAAATAAATTGTACAAACGAACTGCTAATATGAATTATGTAAGTACATTACTTTAATTTTGAATGATGTTCTTGTTCATGTTACTTCTTGTTGTGTTTGTTTTATGAATTCTTTAAGTATACTAGTTATTGacataaaaatgatatataatTCGAATTAATAAAAGCTTTATGTCCAGCGTGTTGTTCTTGTTATGTTACTAGAATTAATAAAACTAGTTTACTTAC
This genomic window from Rutidosis leptorrhynchoides isolate AG116_Rl617_1_P2 chromosome 2, CSIRO_AGI_Rlap_v1, whole genome shotgun sequence contains:
- the LOC139888539 gene encoding uncharacterized protein; amino-acid sequence: MRGYTCWSYHGESLTDHYPDSSDSNQLNEEDSYISDNDNFEAMFEDIEDNVDEKYHEKFEQLKVDSEKLLYNGCMKFSKLSAVIKLLNLKANNGWSDTSFTSLLELLHKMLPEDNELPVSTYYAKKLMCPMGLEIQRIHACPNDCMLYRNENENLHECKVCSTSRYKRGKPTDEDSDENGPPAKVLWYFPIIPRLKRLFANAKTAKLLRWHTEERKKDGKIRHVADSVQWRTIDNEFEDFGNEIRNIRLGLSSDGMNPFGDLSSGHSTWPVLLCIYNLPSRLCMKRKHIMLSLLIQGPKQPGNDIDVYLAPLIDDLKLVWDTGAQVYDSYKKEYFHLWAMLFCTINDFPAYGNLSGYTTKGKKACPVCEKNTHSIWLKNCRKPAFMGHRRELAVNHPYRSKKDLFDGTVEKSVLPPRSDGKTIFKMVKKLKVVLGKTDNGPPKGMWKKIHILGITVLEAFVHPTLSRCYAYREKCL